A stretch of DNA from Candidatus Eisenbacteria bacterium:
GACGAAGGACGGACAGGACGTGGCGGACGTCGACGTCGACCTCCAGACTGCAACCGTCACCATGCCGGGCATCGCCCTGCGCAAGGCGGCCGGCGTGCCGGGCCGGCTCACGTCCAGCCTCGTGCTGGCGGACGGCCGGATCGCGAGGGTCGAGCGCTTCCAGCTCGCGGTCGGGCAGACGCGGGTGCGGGGAAGCGCCACACGGGCATCCAGCGGAGATCGCTGGGCGACGATCGACGCCGACGCGACGCTGGCGCCCCAATTCCCCGGCGGCCTGCCCGGCACGGCGGTGCTCGCGTTGCGCGGCAGCGACGGTCCCCGGTACGGGGCGACGCTCAGGTCGAGGGACGCCGGTAATCTGGTCGCGAGCTTTGGAAACCCGAACGTGCGCGGCGGGACCCTTTCCTTCGAGGGGACGATCGACCCGTTCGCCGCGGGATCGCCGTTCGCTGGACGCCTCACCTGCGAGAAGATCACCGTTGCGGACATGCCATGGCTCATCCGCGTCATCACGCTGACCTCGATCGCAGGCCTGCTCGGGTCGGACAACGTCGTCCCGTTCGACGCCGTGACGGCGACGCTCGACTACCGCGCGCCGACGCTGGTGGTGAAGGATCTGCGAGCACAGGGTCCGAAGCTCGACCTGCTGCTCGACGGTGCCATCGATCTCGTCGAGGACCGGCTCGACTTCACCGGAACGCTCATCCCATCGTATTACCGGCTGAACGGGGTGCTCGGCCGGATCCCGTTCATCGGCGGCGTGCTCTCGAAGGCGACCGGTGACGCCATTTCGGCAGTCACCTTCACCGTGCGAGGAACGCGGCAGAACCCGGACGTCAGCGTGAAGCCGCTCTCGACGCTCGCGCCGGGCGCGCTGCGCGACGTTTTCCAGAAGCTGGGATTGTGAGCAGCCCCCGCCGCTCTGCGAGGCGCGCGAAAACGGTTTGCGTTTTGCATGTTCGTCGGTCATGGTTGGGTGTATTCCGTCATGTGGCCCCGTGTAGCGGCCGTTTTGGTACTTGCCGTCGTGCTGGTGAGTGGCTGCGCAGGGGTAAGGCAGCGACTCATGGGGACGGGCATGCCCGGAACCCCGGTCGAGTTGCCGTCCGAAGCGGAGCCGCTGGGTCACTTCCTGCGCGGACAAGTCGCGCTCACGCGCAACGACGCGCCCGCCGCCATCAAGGAGTTCGAGAAGGCGATCGCGGCCGACCCGTCGACGCCGTGGCTGCGCCTACGGCTCGCACAGCTCTACGTGCGCGTCGGCAAGCTCGATCTCGCGCTCGAGCAGTGCCAGTACGTCGTCGAGGCCGAGCCGAACAACCTCGATGCGCTCGCGCTCGAAGGCGGCGTCCTGTCGGCGCTCGGTCGCGACCAGGAGGCCATCGCGGTCTACGAGCACGTGCTGCAAGTCGATCCCGACGTGCAGGAGGCGTACCTCTATCTGGGCGCGCTCTACGGAAAGCGCGGCGATCTCGCCCTCGCGGTGGCGACGCTGCAGAAGCTCACCGCGCGCAATCCGACGTCGATCCTCGGCTACTACTACCTGGGCCGCGTGTACGCCGGCGCCGGGCAGCTCGACAAGGCGGAGCACTACTACCTCGAAGCCCTGAAGCTCTCGCCGCAGTCGGAGCTGATCCTCACCGATCTCGCCGTCGCGTACGAGGCGCAGGGCAAGACGCAGAAGGCGGTCGAGCTCTACGAGCGCATCCTCGCCGCGAATCCGCAGAGCGTGATCGTTCGGCGCCGGCTCGGCGGCATCTACGTCGGTCAGAAGCGGTTCGACGACGCGCTGGCGCAGTTCCGCGAGATCGAGCGCATCGACGGCGACCCGCGCGAGGCGCGCACCAAGATCGGCCTCATCTACTTCGAGAAGGGTGACCTCGACCGCGCCGCCACCGAGTTCAACCTCGTCCTCGCCGCCGATCCCAAGAACGACCGCGTGCGGTACTACCTCGGCGCGGCGTACGCCGAGCTCGGCGAGACGTCGCACGCGCTCGACGAGTTCGACAAGGTCGACGAGAAGTCCGACTACTACGTCGACGCGCGCGTCCGGCGCGCCACGATCCTCCAGAAGGACAACCTCAAGCAGGCGATCTCGGAGATCCAGGACGCCTTGAAGGTGAAGCCCGACTCGCCCGAGCTGATGAGTTACCTCGCCTCGCTCTACCGCGAGCAGCGCGACTACCCGAAGGCCGTGACGATGCTCGAGCGCGTCGTCCAGCAGTATCCCGACAACGATCGCTATCGCTTCACGCTCGGCGCCGCGTACGACGAGATGAACAACAGGGATCGCGCCATCGAGGAGATGCAGCGCGCGATCGCGATCAACCCGAAGAACGCGCCTGCGCTCAACTATCTCGGCTACACGTACGCGGACATGGGCGTGAAGCTCGACGAGGCGGAGGTGCTGATCCGCCGCGCGATCGAGCTCGAGCCCGACGACGGCTTCTACATCGACAGCCTCGGCTGGGTGTACTTCCAGCGCGGCGACTACAACCGCGCGGTCGAGACGCTCGAGCGCGCCGCGGAGCTCGCCGGCGAGGATCCGACGATCGTCGAGCACCTGGGCGACGCGTACCTGAAGACCGGACGGGCCGACTCGGCCCTCCAGTCCTACAAGGACGCGCTCGGACACTCGAAGGACCAGGCGCAGATCGAGCGCTTGAAGGAGAAGATCCACGGGCTGGGCGAGGCGAGCCGCGCCGAGGCGTCGCCCCATTCCTGACGTGCCGCGGGCCGCGCTCCGGAGCCGGATCTGGCTCCTCGGCCTCGTGCTCGTCGCCGGGTGTGCCGGTCTGCGGGGCCTCGGGCCTGCGCGGCCGACGACGACCGACGAGCTCCTCGCCGGCGTCTCCGCGCGCCGCGCAGCCGTGACGTCGCTCCGCGCGCGCGTCCGGCTGCGTTCGGGCCTCGCGCGCGTGTGGACGCGCCAGGCGGTGCTCGTGCAGCGGCCGGCCGCGATCCGCATCGACGTTCTGTCGCCGTTCGGCCTCGCGCTCGCGGTCGGAACCGAGGGGCGCACGCTGTGGGCGTACCCACCCCAGCAGGGCGTGCTCTACGAAGGCGTCGCGAGCCCGGCGAACCTCCAGCGTCTGCTCGGCACGCCGCTCGCGGTCGAAGATCTGGTCGACGTGTTTCTCGGTGCGGCGCCGGCCCGAACGCCCACCGCGGAGCCCACGCTCGCGCGCGACGGCGACGCGTACGTGCTGACGATCCCGTACCAGGGCGGGACGCAGATCCTGCGCTTCGCCGTCGACACGCTCGACATGGTCGGCATCGAGGAGCTGCGTGACGGGGCGGCGCCCATCCGCGTCACCTTCGGCGACTACGAGGACGGCTTCGCGCACGCGCTCGATCTCACGGGTGCCGACGGCGTGGCCGCGAGCATCGCGTACGACCAGGTCGAGCGAAACGCGACGATCGACCCCGCGGCGTTCACGCCGCCGGCGGCGCAGCGGGTCCTGCCGCTCGAGCGTGCGGCGGCGCCCTCCTGATGCCGCTCCTTTCGGTCGAGCACCTGACGATGGAGTTTCCGAACGACGGGGCTCCGGCGCGGGCGATCGACGACGTCTCGTTCGAGCTCGAGCGCGGGCACGTGCTGGGGCTCGTCGGCGAATCGGGGTGCGGCAAGAGCATGACCGCGCTCTGCGTGATGCGGCTCGTTCCGACCTCCGGCCGGATCGCCGCCGGCCGCATCGTCTTCGACGGGCGGGATCTCCTCGCGCTGCCGGAGCACGAGATCCGCGCGCTGCGCGGCGCGCGCATCGCGATGATCTTCCAGGAGCCCATGACGGCCCTGAATCCCGTGCTCACGGCCGGCTACCAGATCGCCGAGGCGCTGCGCATCCACGAGCCCATCTCGCGCCGCGACGCGTGGGCCCGCGCCGTCGAGCTCCTGGGGGAGGTCGGCATCCCCGAGCCGGCGACGCGCGCCCACGACTACTCGCACCAGCTCTCGGGGGGCATGCGCCAGCGCGTCATGATCGCGATGGCGATCGCGTGCAAGCCCGACCTCCTCATCGCCGACGAGCCGACGACCGCGCTCGACGTGACGATCCAGGCCGAGATCCTGGATCTGCTACGCCGCCTGCGCGACACGCGCGGCATGGCGGTCGTGCTCATCACGCACGATCTCGGTATCGTCGCCGAGCAAGCCGACCGCGTCGCGATCATGTACGCCGGGCGCATCGTCGAGCAGGCGCCGACGCGCGAGCTGTTCGCGAACCCGCTCCACCCCTACACGCGCGCGCTCCTGCGCTCGATGCCGACGCTCGGCGCGCACCGCGAACGCCTGGAGGCCATTCCCGGCAACGTGCCCGACATCACCCGCCGCCCGAGCGGCTGCAGCTTCCGCGACCGCTGCGCGCTCGCGACCGCGGACTGCGCCACCGCGCCACCCGCGCTCGTGCCCAAGGCCCCCGCGCACGCCGTCGCGTGCATCAACGTATGACCCCGCTCGTCGAGGCCACGAACCTCACCAAGACGTTTCCGGTCGGGCGCAACGTGCTCGGCCGGCCGCGGGCATGGGTGCGCGCGGTGACGGACGTGTCGATGACGCTCCAGCCCGGTGAGACGCTCGGGCTGGTCGGCGAGTCGGGATGCGGGAAGTCGACGCTCGGGCGGCTGCTCCTGCGTCTCATCGAGCCGACCTCGGGCGACGTCCGCTTCGAGGGACGCTCGCTGCTCGGTCTGCGTGGCCGCGAGCTGCGCGCGCTGCGGCGCCGGATGCAGGTCGTGTTCCAGGATCCGTACGGGTCGCTCAACCCGCGCATGCGCGTCGAGTCGATCGTGGGCGAGGGCCTCTTGATCCACAAGATGGGCAACCGCGCCGAGCGCCGCGCGAAGGTGCGCGAGCTGCTGGAGCTGGTGGGCCTTCCGCCCGAGGCGGCCGTCCGCTACCCGCACGAGTTCAGCGGCGGGCAACGCCAGCGCATCGGGATCGCGCGCGCGCTCGCGCTCGGCCCGAGCTTCGTCGTCGCGGACG
This window harbors:
- a CDS encoding tetratricopeptide repeat protein; amino-acid sequence: MPGTPVELPSEAEPLGHFLRGQVALTRNDAPAAIKEFEKAIAADPSTPWLRLRLAQLYVRVGKLDLALEQCQYVVEAEPNNLDALALEGGVLSALGRDQEAIAVYEHVLQVDPDVQEAYLYLGALYGKRGDLALAVATLQKLTARNPTSILGYYYLGRVYAGAGQLDKAEHYYLEALKLSPQSELILTDLAVAYEAQGKTQKAVELYERILAANPQSVIVRRRLGGIYVGQKRFDDALAQFREIERIDGDPREARTKIGLIYFEKGDLDRAATEFNLVLAADPKNDRVRYYLGAAYAELGETSHALDEFDKVDEKSDYYVDARVRRATILQKDNLKQAISEIQDALKVKPDSPELMSYLASLYREQRDYPKAVTMLERVVQQYPDNDRYRFTLGAAYDEMNNRDRAIEEMQRAIAINPKNAPALNYLGYTYADMGVKLDEAEVLIRRAIELEPDDGFYIDSLGWVYFQRGDYNRAVETLERAAELAGEDPTIVEHLGDAYLKTGRADSALQSYKDALGHSKDQAQIERLKEKIHGLGEASRAEASPHS
- a CDS encoding oligopeptide/dipeptide ABC transporter ATP-binding protein, whose translation is MTPLVEATNLTKTFPVGRNVLGRPRAWVRAVTDVSMTLQPGETLGLVGESGCGKSTLGRLLLRLIEPTSGDVRFEGRSLLGLRGRELRALRRRMQVVFQDPYGSLNPRMRVESIVGEGLLIHKMGNRAERRAKVRELLELVGLPPEAAVRYPHEFSGGQRQRIGIARALALGPSFVVADEAVSALDVSIQAQILNLLQDLRRRLALTLLFVSHDLRVVEHLADRVAIMYLGRIVEEGPRAAVYGNARHPYTRALLSAVPVPDPTRKAERQHLPGEPPSPVAPPPGCAFHPRCPFAIERCRVDVPELVAGRGGHAVACHVFPVE
- a CDS encoding ABC transporter ATP-binding protein; this translates as MPLLSVEHLTMEFPNDGAPARAIDDVSFELERGHVLGLVGESGCGKSMTALCVMRLVPTSGRIAAGRIVFDGRDLLALPEHEIRALRGARIAMIFQEPMTALNPVLTAGYQIAEALRIHEPISRRDAWARAVELLGEVGIPEPATRAHDYSHQLSGGMRQRVMIAMAIACKPDLLIADEPTTALDVTIQAEILDLLRRLRDTRGMAVVLITHDLGIVAEQADRVAIMYAGRIVEQAPTRELFANPLHPYTRALLRSMPTLGAHRERLEAIPGNVPDITRRPSGCSFRDRCALATADCATAPPALVPKAPAHAVACINV